The Paraburkholderia sp. PREW-6R genomic interval CTGCGGCACGATGGAGATCGCGTCCTGCAGACTTTGCAGCGTCACTTTCGAAATGTCCTGCCCGGAAATACGCACGCACCCGGACGCCGGCTCATAAAAATGCTGGATCAACGCGAAGATCGTGGATTTCCCCGCGCCGGACGGACCGATGAGGCCGACGCGTTCGCCCGCGCGAATGTGCAGGTTCAGTTCCGCGAGAACCGGCCGGCGTCCTGCGTACGAAAAGGTGACGTTGTCGAAATCCAGTGTGGCCTGTTCGATTTTCAGCGGCTGCGTGTTGCCGCGCTCCTGCATTTCGTGCGGTATCAGCAGCGTTTCCGTGGCCTCGCCCAGCCGCGCGACGTGTTGCGTCAGATCGACCAGCGCCACGGCGAGGTCGCGCGTGCCGTGCAGAATCGCAAAGCCGAGCGAGCTGATCAGCACCACGTCGCCGGTGGTGGCGCGGCCCTGTTCCCATAGATAGAGCGTCCAGCCGAGCAGCGCCGCGGAGAGCAACGCCGTGGCGACCGAATGCAGCAGCCGCAATTTTTCGAGGTAGCGCAGGCTGCGCGTGCGCGCGACGGTTTCGGTTTCCAGATGGCCGTCGAGGCGCTGGCTCTCGAGCGGCACGGCCGCGAACGAGCGCACAAGCCCCATATTGCCGATCACGTCCACCATTTCGCCGTCCACCGAAGCCGCCTGTGCAGCGAACGCCTGATGCCGCGCCGTGCCCTTGCTCGCGAGCCAGAACAGACAGACGGCAAGCACCGCGGAAATCGCCACCAGAGAGAGGCTCATCGGCACGCTGACCACGGCGACCATGGCGATCGCGCCTGCCACGGTCAGGCACGGCGGCAGCGCGGTCCAGGCGACCGTGTTTTCAATCACGTAGACGGCGTTCGCCATTGCCGAGACGCGGCTCGACAACACACCCGGCTGCTTGTCCGCGAAAAACACCGGGGCGTGCGCGGTCAGATAGCCGAACATCTCGTGCCGGATATCGCCGGTGACCGCGACAAACGCGCGGGCGGCGATCCAGCCGCCGACCCGCCAGAACAGATTGTCGGCGAGAATCAGGCCGACGAGAATCGCGAACGCGCGAATCACGGTTTCGGGATGCTGTCGTCCGCCCGGCAACGTGTCGACCAGATTCTTGATCCCGTATTGCGAAGCCAGCGCGCAACCCACGGCGATGAGAACGCTTGCGAGCACAACCACATGGGCGAACTTGCGCCGTCCGATGTAACGCCACAGCAGCCGCACCGGTTTGCCCGCATAGCGGGAAATTTCGCGCGAGCGCCGGCGGCGGCGCACGCGTCCCGCCCGACTCATGTCGGCGTCGTCGACAATTTCCATCGCACCGTGCTCCTGGCAGTTTTCCAGCGATGACCCGTGCGCAAGATTCGGATGAGCCGGGTGACGGCAATCGTCTTGCATGGAACCAGAGGGGCGCCTGAACGGGCGATTCTGGCGGACACGGGAGTGATGGGATAGTTCGTCCCGATGCGGCAATGCGCAACCGTCGTACCCGCTGCGCACGGAGTATTAATACAGGTGATTCACGCGAAAGTGAACCGCTGTCTCGCGGGATTCAGTCCAGCCAGACGGACCAGCTATCGATCAGACCGCCTGTTGCACCAGGCGGCCGGCCGGCAGAGCGGTGTACTCGGCGGCTCGTGCGAGAAAGAATTGCGTGTCAGCGCGCTCGTATTTCCATTAGGGCGTCTGCTTCAGCGCTACGTCGAAAATTGCGAGGAGTCTGGGCATTTCGCGAAGTTGTGGTGCAGCGACAAAGGACATTACGACACCACGCGTAATACAACCGTGACCCGTGCTGAGTAAGTCGAGCCTACGATTGCACGACGTTGATCCACGGCAGCGTTTGCGGCGGCGGAATGCCATCGTGCAGCGGGGCAGGAATCAGGCGGCGCATTCAACGCTCATCAGTCAGGATTGGGCGCGTGGACCGGTGCGCGATTGTCGAAGTAAAGGCCGTGCGGCGAGCGACCCACTGCAATCGTATCGACGAGCTTGTGAGTGGACATGTCGATGATGCCGACGTGCCTCGCGAAACGGAACGTGACCCACAGATAGCGGCGGTCTGCCGAGAGTTCCATATCGTCGGGGCCGGGCATCAGGCCGGTGATGTCAGCCACTTTCGTCAGCGTGTTGTAATCGAGAATGCTGATCGTGCTGTCGACCCGGTTCGTGACGGCGACGTGCTGGCCATCGTCGAGATTACGGAAGTTGTGCGCGCCGCGGCCGGTCCGGATTTTCTTCACCACCTGTCTGCTGTGCATGTCGATGACGGCAACGTCGTCCTCGCCCGTCATGCCGATCAACAGATAGCGGTCACCTGGCGTCATCCACAAGCCCGCGGGCGTCTTGCCCACCGGCAGCTTCCACAGCACCTTCTGCGAGGCCAGATCGATAGCGGCGACTTCGCCCGTGTCCTGCAGCGTGATGAATACCGTGCGGCTGTCGGAGGAGAAGGTCATGTGACTTGGCGTCTTCGACAACGGCACGCGGCTCGCGAGCGTGACGTTCTGCCCATCGTAGTGATAGATGTCGACCCGATCGAGCCGCAGCCCCGCTGTGACGAGCCATTTGTGATCCGGCGAAAAACCCAGTTGATACGGGTCTTCAATACCCTCGACCCGGCGTTGCACGCTGCCCGTGTGCGGATCCACGAACATCAGGTCGTTGGAGACGGAATCCGCGACGATCAGCGAACGGCCGTCGGGCGTAATCATCAGATGGTGCGGTTCCTTGCCGGTCGGCTCCGTACCGATCACCTTATGCGTGGCTGGATCGATCAGCGTGAGTTGAGCTTCACCGGAGTCGAGCACGATCACATTGTCTGCAGCGTACGCGAGGTGGGGCAAGGTCAGTGAACAGCAGGCCAGTGCGGCGAGAACGCCGGATTTTGTAATCGAATCGAGAGAGAATGTCACGAAGCAGTTAGGAGTATGAAATAAATCTGATAGGTATTGGCGCGGCCGACAAGGAAGACTCAGCCTATCGGTCGGCAATCCAATGGCGAAGTGTAAGCGCGCGGCTTATATACGCCGCTTAAACACACGGTGTAGAAGCGCAATTGGACACGCAGTGTAAATGGTATCGCGACGGCGTGCGCGGATGTTGACATGAAGACGCGCTGCATTGCAAAAAAAGAGTCCGGCACTGCGTCGGGCGCTTTTGCCGATAGCAAGCGGTACAGGCAATAGCAAGCGCAGGCAGCTGCGCAACCGCTCATTGCGCGTGCTGGCCGTTGGGCTCGCGAGGTTCAGCCGCGGCAATCCGGTCATGCAGGTCTTCATGCTGCGCTTTGCGTCACCTTTTTGTCAGGATCATACTGTGACGTATTGCAGTCTGCCTCGCTGATCATCTTTGCAGCGCCCGTCGGCATCGCGCCGCGAGCAAAACCTGAAGGAGACACCCGTTGACCAGTATTCTCTTCCGTAACGGATCACTTCTCGACCCACGCCATGCCGATCTGCTGGAAGGGCATGAGGTTCTCGTCGAAGACGGCATCATTCGTGAAGTGTCCGACAAGCCGATCAAAAGCAGCAGCGCCCACGTGATCGACGTCAAAGGCAAAACGATCATGCCGGGCCTGATCGATTTGCACGTGCATGTGGTAGCGGTCGAATTCAATCTGCCGCGCGTCGCGACGCTGCCTAACGTGCTCGTCACACTGCGCGCCGTGCCGATCATGCGCGCGATGCTGCGCCGTGGTTTTACGACGGTGCGTGACGCCGGCGGCGCGGGCTATCCGTTCAAACAGGCGGTCGAGTCGGGGCTGATCGAAGGCCCGCGACTTTTCGTCTCTGGCCGTGCGCTCAGTCAGACCGGCGGTCATGCCGACCCGCGTGCGCGCTCCGATTACATGCCGCCCGATGCGCCGTGCGGATGTTGCGTACGCGTGGGCGCGCTGGGGCGCGTGGCGGATGGCGTCGACGAAGTGCGCCGGGCCGTGCGCGAGGAGCTGCAGATGGGCGCCGATCAGATCAAGATCATGGCGTCGGGCGGCGTGGCGTCGCCGACGGATCCTGTCGGTGCGTTCGGTTACTCCGAGGACGAAATTCGCGCGATCGTCGCCGAAGCGCAGGGTCGCGGGACCTATGTACTCGCTCATGCGTACACGCCAGCCGCCATTGCCCGCGCGGTGCGTTGCGGCGTCCGGACGATCGAACACGGCAACCTGATCGACGATGAGACCGCGCGCCTCGTCGCGCAGCACGGCGCCTATGTGGTGCCCACGCTGGTCACCTACGACGCGCTCGCGAGCGAAGGGGAAAAGTACGGCTTGCCGCCCGCCAGCATCGCGAAAGTGGCCGATGTGCATGGCGCCGGCATGCAGTCGATCGAGATCATGAAACGTGCGGGAGTCAAACTTGGTTTCGGCACGGACCTGCTCGGCGAAGCACAGCGTTTGCAAAGCGACGAATTCCGGATTCTCGCCGAGGTCATGTCTCCCGCGGAAGTGATCGCGAGCGCGACGCTCGTCGGCGCGGAAGTGCTCGGCATGCAGGACAAGCTCGGCAGGATCATGCCGGGCGCTCACGCCGATCTGCTCGTGGTGGACGGCAATCCGTTGAAGTCCGTCGACTGCCTGCTAGGGCAGGGCGAGCATATCCCGCTCGTGATGAAAGATGGCCGCATCTTCGTCAACGAACTCGAAAGCGGGTGAGCGTACCGGTTCGACG includes:
- a CDS encoding ABC transporter ATP-binding protein — protein: MEIVDDADMSRAGRVRRRRRSREISRYAGKPVRLLWRYIGRRKFAHVVVLASVLIAVGCALASQYGIKNLVDTLPGGRQHPETVIRAFAILVGLILADNLFWRVGGWIAARAFVAVTGDIRHEMFGYLTAHAPVFFADKQPGVLSSRVSAMANAVYVIENTVAWTALPPCLTVAGAIAMVAVVSVPMSLSLVAISAVLAVCLFWLASKGTARHQAFAAQAASVDGEMVDVIGNMGLVRSFAAVPLESQRLDGHLETETVARTRSLRYLEKLRLLHSVATALLSAALLGWTLYLWEQGRATTGDVVLISSLGFAILHGTRDLAVALVDLTQHVARLGEATETLLIPHEMQERGNTQPLKIEQATLDFDNVTFSYAGRRPVLAELNLHIRAGERVGLIGPSGAGKSTIFALIQHFYEPASGCVRISGQDISKVTLQSLQDAISIVPQDVTLFHRSLLDNIRYGCPDATEEEVRRACDDANCTDFLSTMPAGLNTIAGDRGMKLSGGQRQRIAIARAILKDSPILLLDEATSALDTASEIAIQTALERLMKNRTVVAIAHRLSTLQNFDRIVVLNRGRVVQDGSPAELAAVPGIYRQTLERQRKRVPAAETS
- a CDS encoding cytochrome D1 domain-containing protein; the protein is MACCSLTLPHLAYAADNVIVLDSGEAQLTLIDPATHKVIGTEPTGKEPHHLMITPDGRSLIVADSVSNDLMFVDPHTGSVQRRVEGIEDPYQLGFSPDHKWLVTAGLRLDRVDIYHYDGQNVTLASRVPLSKTPSHMTFSSDSRTVFITLQDTGEVAAIDLASQKVLWKLPVGKTPAGLWMTPGDRYLLIGMTGEDDVAVIDMHSRQVVKKIRTGRGAHNFRNLDDGQHVAVTNRVDSTISILDYNTLTKVADITGLMPGPDDMELSADRRYLWVTFRFARHVGIIDMSTHKLVDTIAVGRSPHGLYFDNRAPVHAPNPD
- a CDS encoding amidohydrolase family protein, whose protein sequence is MTSILFRNGSLLDPRHADLLEGHEVLVEDGIIREVSDKPIKSSSAHVIDVKGKTIMPGLIDLHVHVVAVEFNLPRVATLPNVLVTLRAVPIMRAMLRRGFTTVRDAGGAGYPFKQAVESGLIEGPRLFVSGRALSQTGGHADPRARSDYMPPDAPCGCCVRVGALGRVADGVDEVRRAVREELQMGADQIKIMASGGVASPTDPVGAFGYSEDEIRAIVAEAQGRGTYVLAHAYTPAAIARAVRCGVRTIEHGNLIDDETARLVAQHGAYVVPTLVTYDALASEGEKYGLPPASIAKVADVHGAGMQSIEIMKRAGVKLGFGTDLLGEAQRLQSDEFRILAEVMSPAEVIASATLVGAEVLGMQDKLGRIMPGAHADLLVVDGNPLKSVDCLLGQGEHIPLVMKDGRIFVNELESG